A part of Paenibacillus donghaensis genomic DNA contains:
- a CDS encoding serine hydrolase domain-containing protein, which produces MNKNKNNKTRRRVRILTALLTLTLVGEASAFAQQPESASVTSVKQLAALTSAAPGDLKSGPRDAKEVEAFLDAFFAQDAIKQKAGAAAISVVQGGKVLVSKGYGITNPTSKSQEDAIRATFRVGSVSKVFTATAMMQLVDQGKISLQDNIEKYLDGYQITNSFDTPVTIENLLTHTTGFEVREPTDASYLFDPSQQPISLKESIYDVFPLLSASRERHICMITSHLGCKDTLFSR; this is translated from the coding sequence TTGAATAAGAATAAGAATAACAAAACCCGCCGCAGGGTTCGCATCCTGACCGCTCTGCTGACGTTGACGCTTGTCGGTGAAGCAAGCGCGTTCGCTCAGCAGCCTGAGTCGGCTTCGGTTACCTCCGTCAAGCAGCTTGCCGCACTCACCAGCGCTGCCCCGGGAGATTTAAAGAGCGGACCCCGTGATGCCAAGGAAGTCGAGGCGTTTCTTGACGCTTTTTTTGCCCAGGATGCCATCAAGCAAAAAGCCGGAGCCGCTGCGATATCTGTCGTTCAGGGCGGGAAAGTGCTCGTATCCAAAGGCTACGGTATAACTAACCCAACCTCGAAGTCACAGGAAGACGCAATCCGTGCTACCTTTCGGGTCGGCTCCGTTTCCAAAGTATTCACAGCCACTGCCATGATGCAACTTGTCGATCAAGGGAAAATTTCACTGCAGGACAACATTGAAAAGTACCTGGATGGTTACCAAATAACAAATTCCTTCGATACACCAGTAACGATAGAGAATCTGTTGACGCATACGACCGGTTTTGAAGTGCGCGAACCTACCGATGCCAGCTATTTATTTGACCCTTCCCAGCAACCGATTTCTTTAAAAGAAAGCATCTATGATGTATTCCCCCTGTTGTCCGCAAGCCGGGAACGTCATATATGTATGATAACTTCGCATCTAGGCTGCAAGGATACATTGTTCAGCAGGTAA
- a CDS encoding MetQ/NlpA family ABC transporter substrate-binding protein, with protein sequence MKKTSIIALALVSVLSLSLLAGCGNNSSEGQSKKIVIGVIAREQPDIDYVAEKLKPEGYDIEVQVFNDNIALNNATADGSIEANYFQNEKYMTSFNESNGTSLIPYGPNIYTTPVVFVSKKYKSADELPEGAEIGIANDSANRARELQLLATNGLIKLREGVELPTLLDITENKKKLSFIEIDPRSRVGAFADLDAMTAPSITISQMNDPEVTIDNALFQETSEVYKQYGGIVLAISKDAETENKEWLDKVVDILSSKEYAEWLLKTYNGVKKPYNQ encoded by the coding sequence ATGAAAAAAACTTCCATTATTGCTCTTGCGCTCGTCTCCGTTCTGTCCCTGAGTCTGCTTGCTGGCTGCGGCAATAACTCCTCTGAAGGCCAATCGAAAAAAATCGTCATCGGCGTCATCGCCCGCGAACAGCCCGATATCGATTACGTCGCCGAGAAGCTGAAGCCGGAGGGCTACGACATCGAGGTGCAGGTATTTAACGACAACATTGCACTGAACAATGCTACGGCAGACGGGAGCATCGAAGCCAACTATTTTCAGAATGAAAAGTATATGACCAGCTTCAACGAAAGTAACGGCACCAGCCTGATCCCCTATGGTCCCAATATTTACACAACCCCCGTTGTATTTGTATCCAAAAAATATAAGAGCGCAGATGAATTGCCAGAAGGGGCCGAAATTGGCATCGCTAACGATTCTGCAAACCGCGCCAGAGAGCTGCAATTGCTTGCGACGAACGGCCTAATCAAGCTTCGGGAAGGAGTGGAGCTGCCGACGCTCTTGGATATAACGGAAAACAAGAAAAAGCTTAGCTTTATTGAGATCGATCCACGCAGCCGGGTAGGCGCATTTGCCGATCTGGATGCTATGACGGCTCCCTCGATTACGATTTCCCAAATGAATGATCCCGAGGTAACCATCGACAATGCCCTGTTTCAGGAAACGTCTGAGGTATACAAGCAATACGGCGGAATTGTGCTGGCCATCAGTAAAGACGCAGAAACCGAAAACAAGGAATGGCTCGATAAGGTCGTAGACATCCTGTCCTCCAAGGAATACGCGGAATGGCTGCTCAAAACCTACAACGGAGTAAAAAAACCTTACAACCAATAA
- a CDS encoding methionine ABC transporter ATP-binding protein yields the protein MIEINNLYKSFGDKPVLSGINVSIRDGDIFGLVGISGAGKSTLLRCVNGLESYEQGTLLVNGTDISSLSGAELRKFRSGIGMIFQQFSLLERKTVYENIMFPMKCFNYKKEEADARIHELLRLVELTDKIHSRPSQLSGGQKQRVAIARALAMNPNILLCDEATSALDPNITKSILGLLKKINKELGITIVIVTHQMEVVKEVCNNIAILSKGELKVSGSVQDIFLNRSEALNELLGASGIVKQGDKVLFEMVQRPGQADQLSRFALTTGIQFEVVWGGLDRYADSIAGTFTLAVDKGDFAKAEAYLDETGTEWRKV from the coding sequence TTGATTGAGATCAACAATTTGTACAAGTCCTTCGGCGATAAGCCCGTACTTTCCGGCATTAATGTATCCATCAGAGACGGAGACATTTTCGGTCTTGTAGGCATTAGCGGCGCAGGCAAATCCACGTTGCTGCGCTGCGTGAACGGGCTGGAAAGCTACGAGCAGGGAACGCTTCTGGTGAACGGGACGGACATCAGCAGCCTTAGCGGTGCCGAGCTTCGCAAATTCCGAAGTGGCATCGGCATGATTTTTCAGCAATTTTCACTGCTGGAGCGAAAAACTGTGTATGAAAACATCATGTTCCCGATGAAATGCTTCAACTACAAGAAGGAGGAAGCCGATGCGCGCATTCATGAGCTTCTGAGGCTGGTGGAACTGACGGACAAAATCCATTCCCGGCCCAGCCAGCTTTCGGGCGGGCAGAAGCAGCGGGTAGCTATTGCCAGAGCGCTGGCTATGAATCCCAACATTCTGCTATGCGATGAAGCCACAAGTGCTCTGGACCCCAATATTACGAAATCCATTCTGGGCCTGCTGAAGAAGATCAACAAAGAGCTTGGGATTACTATCGTCATTGTGACCCATCAGATGGAGGTCGTGAAGGAGGTCTGCAACAACATAGCCATATTAAGCAAAGGGGAGCTGAAGGTATCAGGCTCCGTGCAGGACATTTTCCTGAACCGCTCCGAAGCGCTGAACGAGCTGCTGGGTGCCAGCGGCATAGTTAAGCAGGGAGACAAGGTCCTATTCGAAATGGTGCAGCGTCCGGGCCAAGCAGATCAGCTCTCCCGCTTCGCTCTGACGACGGGAATCCAGTTTGAGGTCGTATGGGGCGGGCTGGACCGTTACGCCGACAGCATTGCCGGAACGTTCACCCTAGCGGTGGACAAGGGGGATTTCGCAAAGGCTGAGGCGTATCTCGACGAAACCGGCACGGAATGGAGGAAGGTGTAA
- a CDS encoding tautomerase family protein → MATVVVLANTSLNDDDKKRFVEGIGAAVTESLRLPSHLKTILLQELPRANGTPKDFEEITFFVYTAPNKPVETKRDLVRNIQLAAEKILTGVNVKTIVIIKEHADENVGVGGQLRLDQI, encoded by the coding sequence ATGGCAACAGTAGTAGTATTGGCAAACACATCCCTGAACGACGATGACAAGAAACGGTTTGTAGAAGGAATCGGAGCAGCAGTAACAGAGTCCCTTCGCCTTCCGTCCCACCTCAAAACCATATTGCTGCAGGAGCTCCCGCGGGCTAACGGCACACCGAAGGATTTCGAGGAAATCACCTTCTTTGTATATACTGCGCCCAACAAGCCTGTGGAGACGAAGCGCGACCTGGTTCGCAACATTCAGCTTGCGGCAGAAAAGATTTTGACGGGCGTAAATGTAAAGACCATTGTTATTATCAAAGAGCATGCCGATGAAAATGTGGGCGTAGGCGGCCAATTGCGGCTGGACCAAATTTAA
- a CDS encoding LacI family DNA-binding transcriptional regulator — MASRDKRVTLQDVANDAGVSRATASLVVRGSKSIKASTHKKVMDSMEKLGYVYDRLAASFRSQSSSTVGIVITDIENPFYHQMLTKISDVLYEQQFTFLLGMSSESQEKQEKVLETMLENRVCGIILTPVAGTPPLLFNKLRSMQIPALLIGREVEGSGADYVGTDYRLGSQLAIRHLVEQGHRRIAYIGGMPPGNTAYRERIDGYCSALRECGLEVDPQLIIPTPLNREGGIRAIQEALLLDHPPTACFCHNDIIALGVTIGMRFQGLVPGEHMAIVGFDNVLETETVEPQLTTVSVFHDQWGVESARQMLGRIGGLLNDPVKIIIPPKLIVRKSSVCFKGLPNLKA; from the coding sequence TTGGCTTCAAGGGATAAGCGGGTGACGCTGCAGGATGTGGCCAATGATGCCGGAGTTTCCAGGGCCACAGCATCGCTGGTGGTCAGGGGCAGCAAATCCATCAAGGCCAGCACCCACAAGAAAGTTATGGATTCGATGGAGAAGCTTGGTTACGTGTACGACAGGCTGGCAGCCAGCTTCCGCTCGCAAAGCTCTTCTACAGTGGGAATCGTGATTACAGATATCGAGAATCCATTTTATCACCAGATGCTTACGAAGATCAGTGATGTGTTATATGAGCAGCAGTTTACTTTCCTGCTCGGCATGTCCTCTGAATCGCAGGAGAAACAGGAGAAAGTGCTGGAAACGATGCTGGAGAATCGTGTATGCGGCATCATTCTGACTCCTGTGGCTGGCACACCGCCTTTGCTTTTTAACAAATTACGTTCCATGCAAATACCGGCGCTGCTCATCGGGCGGGAAGTCGAGGGCTCGGGTGCGGATTATGTCGGAACAGATTACCGCCTCGGCTCCCAATTGGCCATCCGGCATCTGGTAGAGCAGGGACACCGCAGGATTGCTTACATCGGCGGTATGCCCCCCGGAAATACGGCTTACCGTGAGCGAATAGACGGCTATTGCAGCGCTTTGCGGGAATGTGGCCTTGAGGTGGACCCGCAGCTGATTATACCCACCCCGCTTAACCGCGAAGGAGGCATCCGCGCTATTCAGGAAGCGCTGCTGCTCGATCATCCGCCTACAGCCTGCTTCTGCCATAACGATATTATTGCGCTGGGCGTAACCATCGGTATGCGGTTTCAAGGGCTTGTACCCGGCGAGCACATGGCCATTGTCGGGTTCGACAATGTGCTGGAGACGGAGACGGTGGAGCCGCAGCTGACCACAGTATCGGTATTCCATGACCAATGGGGCGTCGAGTCGGCCAGGCAAATGCTGGGCAGAATCGGGGGCTTGCTGAACGACCCGGTTAAAATCATTATTCCACCCAAGCTTATTGTCAGAAAATCTTCGGTATGCTTCAAGGGCTTGCCGAACCTAAAGGCCTGA
- the pyk gene encoding pyruvate kinase, which translates to MSVDLICTIGPASSSPAVLKELLLSGMTIARLNMSHGSHEEHGRVIEVLRAAAAESGQPVRIMGDLQGPKIRLMSVKGDAVRLDEGQTFILDQSDEPGGRERAALDNPGVMEDILQGAAILINDGEVKLEVTDKHPQRITTRVIVGGTIGSRKGVNLPGTKIRLPAITEKDKQDLQFLLEHHVDWIACSFIRVASHLEEIREFVSALGKYSQPGLISKIETIHAVRNFPSIMEASDGIMIARGDLGVELPFERIPFIQKAILRECSRSKTYVITATQMLQSMVDHPVPTRAEVTDVSQAVLDGTDAVMLSAESSVGHYPVQSTRVLNTVAKFAENMREQGESGLSLEEICSDALFNELNKKVAINNRSD; encoded by the coding sequence ATGAGTGTTGATTTGATCTGCACGATAGGTCCGGCAAGTTCTTCTCCTGCAGTTCTCAAGGAATTGCTGCTGAGCGGTATGACGATTGCCCGGCTCAATATGTCACACGGGAGCCATGAAGAGCATGGGCGGGTAATCGAAGTTTTGCGGGCAGCCGCTGCCGAATCGGGACAGCCTGTACGGATTATGGGTGACTTGCAGGGACCGAAAATCCGTCTGATGAGCGTAAAAGGGGACGCGGTTCGATTAGATGAGGGCCAAACGTTTATCCTTGACCAGTCTGATGAACCGGGAGGCCGGGAGCGCGCAGCGCTCGATAATCCTGGTGTGATGGAAGATATTTTACAAGGAGCCGCTATCTTAATTAATGACGGGGAAGTCAAGCTTGAGGTGACGGATAAGCATCCGCAAAGGATCACTACAAGGGTTATAGTCGGTGGCACGATCGGCAGCCGAAAAGGCGTTAATCTTCCAGGAACGAAAATTCGCTTGCCAGCCATTACGGAAAAAGACAAACAGGATCTTCAGTTCCTGCTGGAGCATCATGTAGATTGGATTGCTTGTTCTTTTATCCGTGTGGCGTCGCATCTGGAGGAAATTCGAGAGTTTGTATCCGCTCTGGGGAAATATAGTCAACCGGGCCTCATTTCCAAAATCGAAACCATTCATGCCGTGCGTAACTTTCCATCCATCATGGAGGCGTCCGACGGAATCATGATTGCACGCGGAGATCTTGGCGTGGAGCTGCCTTTTGAGCGAATTCCCTTCATTCAGAAAGCGATTCTTCGCGAGTGCAGCCGATCGAAGACCTATGTAATTACGGCTACTCAAATGCTGCAATCCATGGTTGATCATCCGGTTCCGACGCGCGCAGAGGTAACAGATGTCTCTCAGGCCGTTCTGGACGGGACTGATGCCGTGATGCTGTCAGCTGAAAGCTCGGTTGGCCATTATCCGGTGCAAAGCACAAGAGTCCTGAATACGGTAGCCAAATTTGCAGAGAACATGCGCGAGCAAGGAGAGAGCGGTTTATCACTGGAGGAGATTTGCTCCGATGCGTTGTTTAATGAGCTCAATAAGAAAGTCGCTATCAATAACCGGTCAGATTAA
- a CDS encoding methionine ABC transporter permease, which translates to MYKYDFQTLLDRIILPGLRDTVIMLGGTVVTCTFFGFLLALILITTDVNGLRPNRLVYEVCSAIINVLRSVPFIILIITIIPLTRFMVGTTIGTTAAIFSITIVGSPLIARLLEGCFKEVNPSLIEAAKSFGASDWQITFHVIVSESIPSIVSHLTLGYVSLLGFTAMAGTVGAGGLGAVALTYGYQNFNDTVMYSTVVILIIIVQFIQFGGNVLYRKLK; encoded by the coding sequence ATGTATAAGTACGATTTCCAGACCTTGCTGGACCGCATTATTCTTCCAGGCTTGCGCGATACCGTGATTATGCTGGGCGGCACGGTTGTCACCTGTACCTTCTTTGGTTTTCTGCTTGCGCTTATTCTGATTACGACGGATGTAAACGGCTTGCGGCCAAACCGGCTGGTCTATGAAGTCTGTAGCGCTATCATCAACGTGCTCCGTTCGGTGCCCTTCATTATTCTGATCATTACGATCATTCCGTTAACACGGTTTATGGTAGGGACGACCATAGGAACGACGGCCGCGATTTTTTCCATCACCATTGTGGGTTCCCCGCTTATAGCCAGACTGCTGGAGGGTTGCTTCAAGGAGGTCAATCCCAGTCTGATTGAAGCGGCCAAATCATTCGGAGCGTCGGATTGGCAAATTACGTTTCATGTCATCGTCAGCGAATCGATCCCGTCCATCGTGTCCCATCTGACATTGGGCTACGTCTCTCTGCTGGGATTCACGGCTATGGCCGGCACGGTAGGCGCCGGAGGCTTGGGGGCAGTGGCGTTGACCTACGGCTACCAGAACTTCAACGATACCGTCATGTACAGCACCGTTGTTATTCTCATCATCATCGTTCAATTCATTCAATTTGGAGGCAATGTTCTTTATCGGAAATTAAAATAA
- a CDS encoding Sapep family Mn(2+)-dependent dipeptidase — MEEWSGRELDQQITQFLEANRLRMIGDAKGLIRINSVGQAYAPGSSHPFGEGCAAALDEAVRLMLREKLDVTAFDGYGVKGQLAAAGEQGKGSIGFFAHLDVVPEGEGWGFPPYEPFVRDGYLFGRGAMDNKMAAVAALYVLKFFAESSMKLEHGLYLFLGCNEENGMRDIRHFLSKHEPPLFGIVPDAYFPICYAEKGMLRADFEGEVKEGNLLSFSGGTDYNVVPASATALLGGVVPDHARRLLPPAFTVESAPEGVRITVQGQAGHAAFPEGTDNAAVKLAAALVESGLIQGASAVRALTFVKECFCSPYGHCLGIAFRDEAGAATSNAGAVQIRDGRLSLLCDVRYGVTQDCTDILEQLASAATRYGMQLVRTEDSPPHHIPKDDRFVVALCELANRQLGTDQPPYAMGGITHARWLPRGAAFGPLRRDQPSVFPAGRGGGHQPDEAIQLETLWDAFRIYVEAVLTIDKLLSEGEQPR, encoded by the coding sequence ATGGAGGAGTGGAGCGGCCGGGAACTGGACCAACAGATTACGCAGTTTCTTGAGGCAAACCGGCTTCGGATGATCGGGGATGCCAAGGGCCTGATCCGAATCAACAGCGTCGGACAAGCCTACGCTCCCGGAAGCTCTCATCCCTTTGGAGAGGGCTGCGCAGCCGCTCTGGATGAAGCCGTCAGACTGATGCTGCGGGAGAAACTGGACGTTACAGCCTTTGACGGCTACGGCGTCAAGGGACAGCTTGCTGCTGCCGGGGAACAGGGAAAGGGAAGCATCGGTTTTTTTGCCCATCTGGACGTTGTTCCGGAAGGTGAAGGCTGGGGCTTTCCGCCCTATGAGCCCTTTGTCCGGGACGGCTATCTCTTTGGCCGGGGAGCCATGGACAATAAAATGGCTGCTGTGGCGGCGCTGTATGTACTGAAATTTTTTGCGGAGAGCAGTATGAAGCTGGAGCATGGTCTATACCTCTTTCTCGGCTGCAACGAAGAGAACGGGATGCGGGATATCAGGCATTTTCTGTCCAAGCACGAGCCCCCTCTGTTCGGAATTGTGCCTGATGCCTATTTCCCGATTTGCTATGCGGAGAAGGGGATGCTGCGTGCGGATTTTGAAGGTGAAGTGAAGGAAGGCAATCTGTTGTCCTTCAGCGGAGGAACGGATTATAACGTGGTTCCCGCCTCAGCTACGGCGCTGCTAGGGGGAGTTGTTCCTGATCATGCGCGCCGGCTGCTGCCTCCGGCCTTCACGGTGGAATCCGCGCCGGAGGGCGTGCGGATTACGGTTCAGGGCCAGGCGGGACATGCCGCCTTTCCCGAGGGAACGGATAATGCCGCCGTCAAGTTGGCCGCCGCTCTTGTGGAGAGCGGTCTGATTCAAGGCGCTTCGGCCGTCCGGGCCCTGACCTTTGTGAAGGAATGCTTCTGCAGCCCTTACGGACATTGCTTGGGCATCGCATTCCGCGATGAGGCGGGAGCAGCCACCAGCAATGCGGGTGCCGTGCAGATCCGGGACGGCAGACTCAGCTTGTTATGTGATGTCCGCTACGGAGTCACACAGGACTGCACGGACATACTGGAGCAGCTGGCAAGCGCGGCCACCCGATACGGCATGCAGCTGGTCCGCACCGAGGACAGCCCGCCCCATCATATTCCCAAGGATGACCGCTTCGTCGTTGCGCTGTGCGAGCTGGCCAACCGCCAGTTGGGCACTGATCAGCCCCCTTATGCTATGGGAGGCATAACCCATGCCAGATGGCTTCCGCGGGGCGCAGCCTTTGGTCCCTTGCGCAGGGACCAGCCTTCCGTCTTTCCAGCCGGGAGAGGAGGGGGGCATCAGCCGGACGAGGCGATTCAATTGGAGACCCTATGGGATGCCTTCCGGATCTATGTAGAGGCGGTCCTGACCATTGACAAGCTGTTAAGCGAGGGAGAGCAACCAAGATAA
- a CDS encoding SMP-30/gluconolactonase/LRE family protein → MPNKPVSSVKSTEGVNRPKRSLRARICRWGLSLLTVLVLGLLVFLLFPSPIKPAKWSAPTAPSFEEEGPWKQNNKLSSAQLVTDAPQFPEFITFDKEGQLFTGDADGKIYKVPFDTEGNPQKAQLFADTKGTPNGLIFDAKGDLIVTDVKRGLLSINPSGSIEVLADQVDGKPIYLANELDIAKDGSIYFSDTSNYGSVTFKEIAENKPHGRLLKYDPMTKKTTVLLEGLYFANGVALSADEDFVLVAESYHYQLTRYWLKGPKKGTSDIFADNLAGFPDNITRDDQGHFWVGIFTTRLSFVDQMHSNPWLASTMAKVPQSLLSGASAPAKHGLAAEFSPQGELIGSWHDPVGKLYGVTTAVSHNGYLYIGTAPGGSKGVHRVLLTK, encoded by the coding sequence GGGGTCTATCACTGCTCACGGTGCTCGTTCTAGGATTACTCGTTTTCTTACTTTTTCCTTCACCGATCAAACCGGCAAAATGGTCCGCACCGACGGCTCCCTCTTTTGAGGAAGAGGGTCCGTGGAAACAGAACAACAAACTCAGCTCGGCTCAGCTTGTTACTGATGCCCCTCAATTCCCGGAATTCATTACATTCGATAAAGAAGGCCAGCTATTTACAGGAGATGCAGACGGGAAAATTTACAAGGTTCCTTTCGATACAGAGGGCAATCCGCAAAAAGCCCAACTGTTTGCAGACACCAAAGGAACGCCTAATGGGCTTATATTCGATGCCAAAGGCGATTTGATCGTTACGGATGTCAAGAGGGGACTGCTGTCTATAAACCCATCCGGGAGCATAGAGGTATTGGCCGATCAAGTGGACGGCAAGCCGATCTATTTAGCTAATGAGCTTGATATTGCCAAGGACGGCTCCATTTATTTCTCCGATACTTCGAATTATGGTAGCGTGACCTTCAAAGAAATTGCCGAGAACAAGCCGCATGGACGCTTGCTGAAGTACGATCCAATGACCAAGAAGACGACCGTCCTGTTAGAAGGCCTCTATTTTGCAAACGGGGTTGCCTTGTCCGCGGATGAAGATTTTGTGCTTGTGGCGGAATCGTATCATTATCAGTTGACCAGATACTGGCTCAAAGGACCGAAGAAAGGTACATCTGATATTTTCGCAGACAATCTCGCAGGCTTTCCAGACAACATTACGCGTGATGACCAAGGTCATTTCTGGGTCGGTATCTTCACGACTCGCCTTTCTTTTGTAGATCAGATGCATAGCAACCCTTGGTTGGCCAGTACCATGGCCAAAGTGCCGCAGTCGCTGCTTAGCGGCGCAAGCGCACCGGCGAAGCATGGGCTCGCTGCGGAGTTCAGTCCGCAGGGAGAGCTTATCGGAAGCTGGCATGATCCGGTAGGCAAACTGTATGGCGTAACTACGGCTGTAAGCCATAACGGATATTTATATATAGGAACGGCACCTGGGGGCAGCAAGGGCGTTCATCGCGTGCTTTTAACAAAATAA
- a CDS encoding fructose bisphosphate aldolase has product MNTNQLDRIHTGKGFIAALDQSGGSTPKALLQYGIQEDRYSKEEEMFELVHEMRTRIIKSPAFDSKHILGAILFENTMDRFIDGQLTADYLWEQKGIVPFLKIDQGLAEPENGVQLMKPIPGLDDLLKRAVQKNIFGTKMRSLIKEANPAGIQKVARQQFAIANQIASYGLVPIIEPEVDIHIADKEQAEQLLKQEISTQLSTLGKDVKVMLKLSIPTEDNFYSEFIEDPHVVRVVALSGGYTQLEANDKLAHNHGLIASFSRALSQGLSDQQSDEEFNAMLAQSTQAIYEASIT; this is encoded by the coding sequence ATGAATACGAACCAATTGGACCGGATTCACACGGGAAAGGGCTTCATTGCGGCTTTGGATCAAAGCGGCGGAAGCACACCTAAAGCACTGCTGCAATATGGTATTCAGGAAGACCGCTATTCCAAAGAAGAAGAAATGTTTGAACTGGTGCATGAAATGAGAACGCGTATTATCAAAAGCCCGGCGTTTGATTCCAAACACATTTTGGGTGCTATTCTTTTTGAGAACACAATGGACCGCTTCATTGACGGCCAATTAACCGCCGATTATCTTTGGGAGCAGAAAGGCATTGTGCCCTTTTTAAAAATCGATCAAGGTCTGGCCGAGCCTGAAAACGGGGTTCAGCTCATGAAGCCCATTCCCGGATTGGATGACCTTCTGAAGCGCGCAGTTCAGAAAAACATCTTCGGGACCAAGATGCGCTCACTGATCAAGGAAGCAAATCCTGCTGGCATCCAAAAAGTTGCCCGCCAGCAGTTCGCCATCGCTAACCAAATTGCAAGTTATGGCTTGGTGCCGATTATCGAACCGGAAGTGGATATTCACATTGCAGATAAAGAACAAGCGGAGCAGCTTCTAAAACAGGAAATCTCCACTCAATTATCCACCCTTGGCAAAGACGTAAAAGTCATGCTTAAACTATCCATACCAACGGAGGACAATTTCTACAGCGAATTCATTGAAGATCCGCATGTGGTACGGGTTGTGGCTTTGTCCGGCGGCTATACTCAATTGGAGGCCAATGACAAGCTGGCACATAACCACGGGCTGATCGCCAGCTTCTCCCGCGCTTTATCGCAGGGGTTAAGCGATCAGCAATCGGATGAGGAATTCAACGCCATGCTCGCACAATCCACTCAAGCCATCTACGAAGCCTCCATTACTTAA
- a CDS encoding aldo/keto reductase translates to MKRMQIGNSGIEASVLTLGAFGMGGGFQFPDTDDTESIRAIHATLDAGINCIDTAPVYGFGHSEEIVGKAIKGRRDQVVLSTKCGLWWGDEEGSYRFTWEGRRVKRNLSPRTIRIEVEESLKRLDTDYIDIYYTHNPAMEPFLTPIEETIDTLIQLKKEGKIRAIGASNCEPQHIHSYIEHGEIAIVQKKYNMLSREAEAEVLPLCKDNNISFHAYSPLAQGLLSGHIGKGHVLPKDDTRHGDRWWQGEAFQLAVDFAQELALLAKEYSISTSSLAVAYLRAKHEHVNVILGIRKERHLHENLAGGSVSLTDDTVAEIDRRLQLLHAADAGLGR, encoded by the coding sequence ATGAAAAGAATGCAAATCGGCAACAGCGGAATCGAAGCTTCGGTGTTGACACTGGGCGCCTTCGGCATGGGGGGCGGCTTTCAGTTCCCCGATACCGACGATACGGAATCCATCCGGGCCATCCATGCAACACTCGACGCCGGCATCAACTGCATCGATACGGCGCCGGTGTACGGGTTTGGGCACAGCGAGGAAATTGTGGGCAAGGCCATCAAGGGAAGACGGGACCAGGTAGTCCTGTCTACCAAATGCGGGTTATGGTGGGGCGATGAGGAAGGCAGCTACCGCTTCACCTGGGAGGGACGGCGGGTCAAGCGCAACCTTAGCCCGCGCACCATCCGCATTGAGGTGGAAGAAAGTCTGAAGCGGCTTGATACAGATTATATCGATATCTATTACACGCACAACCCTGCTATGGAGCCTTTTTTGACACCGATTGAGGAAACCATCGATACCCTGATTCAGTTGAAGAAAGAAGGGAAAATCAGGGCCATAGGCGCATCTAACTGCGAGCCCCAGCACATTCACAGCTATATCGAGCATGGAGAAATCGCCATTGTACAGAAGAAATACAACATGCTGTCCAGGGAGGCGGAGGCTGAGGTGCTGCCCCTGTGCAAGGACAACAACATCAGCTTCCACGCTTATTCCCCTTTGGCCCAAGGGCTGCTCAGCGGCCATATTGGCAAGGGTCATGTGCTGCCCAAGGACGACACGCGCCACGGTGACCGCTGGTGGCAGGGCGAGGCGTTCCAGTTGGCCGTCGATTTTGCCCAGGAGCTGGCTCTGTTGGCCAAGGAATATAGCATTTCCACAAGCTCTCTGGCGGTAGCTTACCTAAGAGCGAAGCATGAGCATGTCAATGTGATCCTGGGCATCAGGAAAGAACGGCATCTGCATGAGAATCTGGCGGGCGGCTCTGTCAGCCTTACAGATGATACAGTGGCCGAAATCGACCGCCGTCTTCAACTGCTTCATGCTGCGGACGCCGGACTAGGTCGGTGA